A genome region from Anopheles stephensi strain Indian chromosome 2, UCI_ANSTEP_V1.0, whole genome shotgun sequence includes the following:
- the LOC118508015 gene encoding uncharacterized protein LOC118508015, with amino-acid sequence MLKCNEDDRAQIFNWCANNEISWKFIPPRAPHFGGLWEAAVKAAKKHIIRSRSLQVVPEVDYSEIPDNRLKEYQLVQKNVRNIWFRWMPEYLQQLQACAKHCKGASVILKENINRNGFGEYEENTIKREEKRAEDNSVANIALQEKIDQLELEKKLLVLQKEVSEMKLQSKAEKNEPDLKTIESLVPPFSGQNGVDIVMWFEELERVFGLLSVDEKQKLVTTLRLLSGTAQEIARSSGLFDYSSLKQTLIDTFQQTYSVESVYHQLRCRRLSTSESIIKYFIDMKSIARKAKIPEGELIDIIIEGIDDPVNTAAMRFAARRMDDLLPMLKRYEEIRSRHPPPSAPTDKRYVRNASGNSEQIKCYNCLQLGHYQSQCQRPQRPYGSCLRCSQTGHSHRECPSRSKIPAAAVNPTNENSGFLQQIQAMQEEAPEVL; translated from the exons atgctgaagTGCAACGAGGACGATCGTGCACAAATCTTCAACTGGTGTGCAAACAACGAAAtatcttggaaatttattcCACCACGTGCACCGCATTTCGGCGGTCTATGGGAAGCAGCAGTGAAGGCGGCCAAGAAACACATCATCAGAA GTAGAAGTCTGCAAGTTGTGCCAGAGGTAGACTACAGTGAGATACCTGATAATCGTCTGAAGGAATACCAGTTGGTGCAAAAGAACGTTCGTAACATCTGGTTCCGGTGGATGCCTGAGTACCTTCAGCAATTGCAAGCCTGCGCCAAGCACTGCAAGGGTGCCTCAGTGATATTAAAGGAAAATAT AAATCGAAATGGATTCGGGGAATACGAAGAAAACACCATCAAACGTGAAGAAAAACGTGCCGAGGACAACAGTGTTGCAAATATCGCACTTCAAGAAAAAATAGATCAGCTAGAGCTAGAGAAAAAGCTGCTGGTCTTACAAAAGGAAGTTTCGGAGATGAAACTACAGAGCAAAGCAGAGAAAAACGAACCTGATTTAAAGACGATCGAGAGTTTGGTTCCCCCGTTCAGCGGACAAAATGGCGTTGATATTGTGATGTGGTTCGAAGAACTGGAAAGAGTTTTTGGATTGCTCAGCGTTGACGAAAAACAGAAGCTGGTAACAACTCTTCGACTGCTTTCTGGGACAGCTCAAGAAATTGCTCGTTCGTCGGGACTTTTCGACTACAGCTCTCTGAAACAAACGCTCATCGACACTTTTCAACAAACATACTCTGTTGAAAGTGTGTATCACCAGTTACGTTGCCGCCGCCTGTCTACATCAGAATCGATCATCAAATACTTCATCGATATGAAGAGCATTGctagaaaagcaaaaatcccTGAAGGTGAACTGATTGACATCATTATCGAAGGAATAGATGATCCGGTCAATACTGCCGCTATGCGTTTCGCCGCTCGTCGAATGGATGATCTCCTACCTATGCTAAAGAGATATGAAGAAATACGATCACGCCATCCACCACCATCTGCACCAACGGATAAACGATATGTTCGCAACGCTTCGGGTAACAGCGAGCAAATAAAGTGCTACAACTGTCTGCAGCTAGGGCATTATCAGAGCCAATGTCAACGACCTCAACGTCCCTATGGATCGTGCCTTCGGTGTTCACAGACGGGCCATTCACATCGAGAATGTCCAAGCCGTAGTAAAATACCAGCCGCCGCTGTTAATCCAACAAACGAGAACTCGGGCTTTTTACAACAAATTCAAGCCATGCAGGAG GAAGCCCCAGAAGTtttataa